In Ferrimicrobium sp., the genomic stretch TCGAGGCCAGTTTCAAAGGTACTGACCCCCAGTGTAAAGCTTAGACAGGCGCGGATACCTCATCGCAGGTGACAACCGTCGCCGATCCACCATCTTCTTCAAGGAGGTAACCAACCCCACGTACCGTACGGATCGATTTTGTCCCAAAGGGGGCATCGATTTTCTTGCGTAGGTAGCCAATGTACACCTCGACGATATTGGAGTCTCCCTCAAAATCGTAGTCCCAAACGTGCTCAATGATCTCACGTTTGTTCAGTACTTTGCCCTTGGATCGCATCAGCAACTCAAGAAAGGAAAACTCACGGGTGGTGAGGTCGATGATGGTGTCTCCGCGGGAGACCGAGTGGCTCGATGGATCGAGTTTGAGATCACCAGCGGCGAGCACGGGCGGACGACTATCGACGTTACGACGGAGTAGCGCCCGGATTCGAGCGACGAGCACGGTGAACGAGAAGGGTTTCTTGAGAAAGTCATCAGCGCCGGTATCGAGAGCCTCGGCTTCATCGAGCTCTCCATCTTTGGCGGTCAACATCAGGATCGGTGTCCAGATCTCCTCGCTCCTCAAGGTGGCGGTGAATTTGAAGCCGTTCATACCAGGCAGCATGATGTCGAGGACGATGCAGTCATAGGGCGCACTCCTCGCCAGGTTGATGCCATCAAGTCCGTTGAGACAGGTATCAACTGCAAAGCCCTCCGCGACGAGCCCACGTTTCAGGGTGTCGACCAATGTTTCTTCGTCATCCACTACTAGGATTCGCATGCGATTCTCCTTTCGCTCTTTCTAGGATACGCAGACTTCTCAAAGGAAGGCTAGGAGTAACCCGAAGAATTGCTGAGAGAGATTCTAGGGTCGGTCATGTGACCGTTATGGTGTGAGGCCAGAGCTCTCGCTCCAACCAGCCAAGAATGAGAGCGTAGGGCCGGGGGTCGTTGTGGAGTCTCGTCGAGGTCGCGTAGACGCGGTGGAGTTCGGGGTGAAGCGTTGCAACGAGATGCTCGAGCATGGGGTTGTCTGGTCGAGGACGGTCGCCAGGGACGATCATCATCCAGCGCCTAGCGAGATCGGTGGAGGCCAGCGCATAACCGGAGACCGGGAAGACTGCTGCTGGATCGAGTCGGGCCCCAGTGGCCGTCAGTTCCTCACGCGAGAGTTGATCGACCAGAGGATCGACGGTGACGACCCCGACAACCGATTCGCTGTCTTTGGTAGCGAGCATGGCGTAGCCAACCAGTCCAAAGCCGATTAAGACAAGCGGTTGCGGTGCGAGGAAGTCGATGACCGCCTCAAGGTCGGTGACGAGTGCTGTCGCTTCAAGGGTCCCGTCAGATTCACCAATACCATGAGGGTTCACGCCAACCACTTGGGTTCGACAGTAGAAGCTCAGACGTTCGGCGGCCTCCTGGAGAACCCGGTCGCTGCTGCCGCCGATGTCGGTATCGGCGATGCCCGGGGAGTATAGCACCGTCGGTCGCCCAGGGGTGGAACTCTCCTTCACCGTCGCCACAAAGAGTGAGAGCCCAGCGGGTTCGCACCATAACTGATCTACTGGCATCACACCTCCCTCCCTAGACTGTAGCCGTGCAAGGAATTTCATCAGGATCGAGATACGCTCCGGATTGGGTGACCGATTGAGTCGACCACCCATGCGCATCGAGGATCGAGAGGTGTTTGTCGTAGCAAACCTCGGCCTCGGTGAAAAGTTTTTCGATCACGGCATCCTCTATCAACGTGGACTCAGTAAGACCTTTGATCATGTCGAGTTAGTGAGCACCGAGTATCTCCTCAGTCGAGTGGCCCACGTTGATCGACGGCACGAGCTCATTCTCTTTCTTGACAAAGATGTTGCAGTGGCAGAGATGCTTGAGCTCCAGGGTGCGACGGTGATCAACAGCTCGTTGTCGATCGCGATCTGTGATGACAAGCGCCGCACCTATGCCCACCTAGCGGCTGCGGGCTTGCGTATTCCAAAGACAGTGATGATGCCGCCGCTCTATCCAAAGCAGAAAATCGCTACCCACTTGGTGCTATCGGCGGTTGCGGAGGTTGGGCTGCCCCTCGTGATCAAGGAGGCGAAGGGGTCCTTTGGAGCCCAGGTCTACCTGGCCCAAACCGTTGAGGACGTGTTTGGGATCGTCGACGCGCTAGCTGATCGACAGCTGCTTGTACAGGAGTTTATCGCGAGTTCACGAGGACGTGATCTACGGCTGCAGGTCGTCAATGGGCGCTGCATTGCCGCCATTGCTCGCCAGCATCCTGATGACTTTCGCGCGAACCTTTCGGCTGGGGGTGTTGGCGACCCCTACCAGCCCTCAGCGGCGGAGTGCGCGTTGGCCGAGGCGAGCGCGGCGGCGGTTGGGGGCTTCAATGTCGGTGTCGATCTGCTCTTCGACGATGCGAATGAGGGTTCTATCGTCTGTGAAGTGAACTCCAATGCACACATCTGGAGGTTGTCGGCGATCTCCGGCGTGGACGTGCCCTATCACGTGGGTCTGGCGCTTCGACAATGGCTTTACGCGTAGCGATCTACTACGATCGCCGGCAGCTCCAGTCAAACGACTTCTTCTTGAGCGCACTCGTCGCGGCTGGTCGATCGCTCGGAGCTCAGGTCATTGCGTTGGTTGGTCCGGAGGAGCTCCAGTCATGCGAACTGGCTCACGTCGATGCCATTTTTGTGCGCTCGCGTTCACTTCGCCAGCGCCTTTGGTTGGCCCGCCGTATCCCTCGTGTGGTGAACAGCCCACTGCTTGCACTGGTCGGTAACGACAAGCTCGCCCAATACCTCTGGTGCCAGCAGCATGGATTTGCCACACCGACGGTTTTCCTCACTCATGCGGTCCCAGCTCCCAGGGTGGAAAAGCCCAGATTTGGCCATGGCGGTCGGGGGGTGCGGCTGGTCGAAACATCGGGCTGGCGAGGTGGTCTCGATGTACTGCTTGCTCAGGAATATCACCCGGGTGGCACCCTGGATCGACGCCACTATATCCTGGGCACGAGGATCACGGCGACGGTGGAGAGGAGGGCGAATGGGGATTTCCGATCGAACCTCTCACGAGGAGCCTCAGCCCGGCTTGTGGTGCCGAATGATCAAGAGCGCGATTTTGTGCAAGCAATCGCCGCCCGATTAGGGCCGGGTTACTACGGTATCGATACCGTGACTGGACCTCGAGGTCCGATGGTCATGGAGATCGAGGATTTGGTGGGTGCCCGATCCCTCTATCAGCTGGGGTTCCCCGATCATGCGACCCAGGTTATGCAATGGGTGTGTCAGATCCCGTGACGGACCCAACAACGAGCGTACTAGCTGTCGCTCGGGTGGTAATCGCGTTCGTACTCATCGAATGCCTCAAGCGCTCTGGGGCCATACACCGTGCCGGGCCCACCGGTGAGCAAAATGGTCACCCCGAGCGCCTCGGCGATGGCCTGGCGACTTACGCCAGCGCGGGCCGCCCCACGCGCGTGGGACGTGATACAACCGTCACACTTAAGCGCCACGGCGACCGCTAACGCGATGAGTTCCTTCGTTCCGGTGCTGATCTCGCCAGTGGCCATTGCACTGTGGTGGAGGCCGCCGTACGCCTTCAGCACCTCCGGGATCATCGCTCGAAGCTCCTTCGCAGGCTGGCGAAGGTCCTCCTGGACCTGATGCCACGGCTGATGTTGTTCGTCGTTCATGCTTCCAGGCTAGACGGGATGGTTGCTCTTTGCAAGGCTTCGTTTAATCGGGCGGTAGCGCAGCCATTGCACTCCGTATCCTAGGTTCATCAGCAGGAACGCAACGACGACGATCGCCAATACGGGGAAAATCCAACCCATGAAGAAGCTGAGTGCTGCCAGCGCTACGACCGGGATCAGACCAAATGAATCAAGGCGACGAATTCGGCGATCCCATCGAGGGCCTACGAAAGGCGTGCGCGTCTTTTCAAACGTCGCTTCATAGATCTGAGAAACTTTGCGAGCCTTGGCAAGCAGCATAAGACGAACTTCGTACTCGTCAAAGTCGAGATCTCCGGACCTGAAGCGTTCAAGCAGTAGGACGCGAGCCCGCTCTCGATCTTCGGCGGAGGCCTGCAGCTCGCTGCTCTTGTCTGGGGTACTCTCTCGATCCATATTCATTCCACCACTCAGGTAACCATCTACCTACTAATATTCTACTCGCTCGGATTCGATAGCGCGATACTCGTCGGAGAAGTGCTCGCCACTAGATGATACCGAGGAGGTGTGCGAGTTTACGTCGTTGGGCAGTCCCGTTCCCAAACAAGATTTGGTCGGCTTTTGCCCGCTTGAAGTACAGATGGGCATCGTGTTCCCAGGTGAAGCCGATACCGCCATGCACCTGAATGGAGGATGCTGCGATGCGATAGTAGGCATCCCCACAGGTTGCCTTTGCGGTCGTGGCTGCAATCGCCTGATCGTCTGCCTGATCTGCGAGCGTGAAAGCAGCATACAGCGCTACCGACTTCGCGGATTCCAAGTCAACAAGCATGTCTGCGAGGCGGTGTTTGACGGCCTGGAAGCTACCGATTGGGCGGCCGAACTGATGGCGATCCTTTGCGTAGGCAACGGACATCTCGAGTACGCGTTCGGCTCCACCAACCATGTCTTGAGCCATGCTTGCGTCTGCAAGTATCTCGAAGGCAAGCGTTGCTGCCTCCAGCGCTGGGCCATCGAGCACCATTGTTCCTGGTGAAGCGTTGAACGACACCTGGGCCATGGGCCGGGTGAGGTCAAGCGTGGTCTGTTGGGTGAGCACAACCCCCGGGGCGTCGGCTCGCACGAGTGCGAGTACCCACTCGTCCTCTTTCTGAAGGGTGACTAACAGATGGGTAGCCTGGGCACCGTCGAGTACGAATCGGCTTTCGGCCTCGATGCCGGTGTCATGCCAGGTGCCACTTGGATGGAGCGGATGCTCAGCGGTTCCGCAGGCCAGTCCAAGCACCACTGCGCCGCTGCTGATCCCCGCGATAGTCTCTGCGATGACGGGATCATCGCTGTCCGCTTGATTGAGGAGGCTAGCACCAAGGACTGACGTCACCAGGAACGGGAGGGGAGCCACCGCGCGGCCAATCTCTTGAAGGACGCAGGCTGCCTCGACGAAGCCAAGCCCGAGCCCTCCTTGGGACTCAGGGATGAGCAGGCCAGCGATCCCCAGTTCGTCGACCATCGCCTGCCAAAGATCGATCGGGATAGGAGTCGTGGACTCCATTGTGGTGCGTACGAGACTTGTTGGCAAGCGTTGAGTAAGAAATCGACGGGTGGTAGCTTTGAGTTCTTCCTGTTCCGACGTAAACGCAAAGTTCAACGTAGCCCTCACTTTCTTTGGCTCGCTATTTCGCTGGCGTCCTCTCGTTAGGCGCTATCGCCAAGATCGTCCGCACTGACTAGCCTACTGCTAGAACAGCTTCAAGAGAGGGCAGAGCGTCGTGCAAACCACGTATACCGTTGGAGATCTTACGATTGAGCAGTTTGTGGTAGGGCCGCTTGAGAATAATCTCTACGTCCTGACCACCCCGAGTTCTCCAGAGGCACTCCTCATCGATGCCACCGCCGGCGATGACGTTCTTTTCGATACGTTGGTACAGCGGAACGTGACCAAGGTCATCATTACGCATGGTCATCACGACCATATCGGTGCTGTTGCGGCGCTACGACAACAGGGGATGAGGGTGATGGTGGGAGAGCCTGATGCTTCGTTGCTTGATGGGTTTGATGCGACCTTGGTCGATAACGAATTGATCAGGTTTGGCGCTCTCAATCTACGTATTATGGTGACGCCGGGACACACCCCTGGATCTCTTTGTATCGCTCCTGAGGGTTATGAGCTGCTCTTTACTGGAGATACACTGTTCCCAGGCGGACCTGGAGCGACCAAGTTCCCTGGTGGTGATTTCCCTACCATCATCGAGTCGATCCGCCGCATCTTTGCCACTTTTCCCGCTGAAACGGTCATAATGCCGGGTCATGGAGCTTCGACCACGATTGGAACACAGATCGGCAGCTTGGACGAATGGATTGCAAGAGGCTGGTGAGCTGCACCCTTCTCAGAGAAGCCTGTCGTGCATCAGGTTTGGCGTCCGTATGTATTGGATAGGAGGCGAGGTGTACGTGGGGATGATAGTCGGGTAGTACGTAACGGTTGACGATGCCGTCGTGTGAACCTAGTCTCCACCACTGGAGTGGTGTGACGCGCATTGATCCTGAATCATCACAAGACCGTAACGACCGCACCCCGCTGGTGCCAGCGATTTGCTTGCGCGGTAGCATGTCGACGTTGCGTTGCAGGACCGATCACCGCCGTGCGCACCCGAGAATCCCGCAACCTGGAGCATTGAGCTAGCCCGGCAAGGTTCGACGATGACGGACCTCCAACGGCAGGAACGCAACAGAACGGGACTGCTTGTTCCTCTCAGGTGGGTGGGTTTGTCAGCCTTGTGTCTGAGCGGTTTTGCTTGCCGAGGCGGTGATGAGGCCGTGACGAACGCGCGTTGCCGAGAGGATGGCTGCAATCACCAAAAAGATCATTGACGCATAAAATGCCGAATGTAGCCCATTAACAAATACTTGCGCGATCTCGCCATGGAGTTTAGCGGTACCCACAAAGATCGCAAAGGCTACTTGTCGAGGGATCGACCGCGATGCGATCAGAATCGCCATCGAGAAAGAAAAGACCATACCGGTGTTTTGAAAGGTCCTCAACATGCCTGAGGCAATTCCGAAGACCTGGCGAGGAGCCGCCTTCATCACTGCTGAGTTGTTAGCGGGGAAGAAACTGCTCGAGCCGATGCCGTTGACCACGCTTGCGACTACGACGAGCCATAGTCCGGTGGTCATACCTAGCTGAGCATAGAGCAAGAGGCCGATAATCTGGGTCGCGAGACCGAAGGTGGCTGGGAGTACCGGTCCGATTTTGTCCGCCATTCTCCCCGAGAAGGGGCCGATCGCACCACCAACCAAGTAGCCCGGAACCAAGAGGAGTGAGGCGTCGAGGGGCGAGAGACCACGCGGCCCCTGGAGGTACATCAGAACCAGAAAGAGCACGGCGTAGTTTGCAAGTCCTTGGCAGAGTGAGGCAAGCAACGATGAGGTCATGGTCGGTACCTTGAAAAGAGAGAGACGGACCATGGGGTCGGTTTGCCCGCGTTCGATCATGACAAAGAGGATGAGGATGGCGATGCCACCGAGGAGAAAGAGGAGTAGTGATAGGTTAAGCGTGTGGGTGGCGAGGTTCGTCACCGCCCACAGGATGCCAAAGAGGCCGAGGCCCGCAGTCAGCATTCCCCATAGGTCGATCTTCCGGCGTTCGCGAGTTCCGCCATCGTGGAGGACGCGAAGGGCGAGTATGACGGCCACGAGACCGATCGGTACGTTGATCCAGAAGATCCATCTCCATGAGATAAAAGTGACGATGATTCCTCCGAGGACGATCCCCAGCACGGCACCGAGGCTGTAGCCGATACCGTTGAAGCCATAGGCACGGCCCCGTTTCTCCGGTGGAAAAAGATCGGCGATAACGGCGCCGCTGTTGGCGGTCACAAGCGCTCCACCGATTCCCTGAAGGATCCGGAATGCAATGATTGCTGGTTCATCCCACGAGATGGCACAGAGCGCTGAGCCGATGATGAAGACGACAAAACCTGTCTCATACATCTTGACTCGTCCGTACATGTCGCCGAGCCGACCGACTTGTGAGGCAAGGAGTGTCACCACCAGTAGATATCCGATAATTACCCAGATGACCGAGGCGAGCGCAACGTGGAGGCCCCGTTCGATTTCAGGTAGCGCAAGTACGACGATTGTGGTATCCACCGCCGTGATTAATACCCCGGTCATGACGACTGCGAGGGCCAACCCGGTTCTGGTCGCCGATGGCCCAGTCGCTGCTGCCTCGGGTTTATCTACACTCAAAGGAGCACCTCCTCTGCGATGCCATGCGGTTTTGTGGGTTCCTACATACCGTAGTGACGTCAAATCGTGAAGCCTTGTGTACCAGTTGGGACCGACATCGTGGCTATAGGTATCAGCCTAGTCGTCGAGCCGCAATTGGGCCAAGAGGGGTTTGCGAAGCTGGACCTTACCTGGCGGCATGGAGGATCTGGTATAGACTGTCCCAGTTCGCCGCGGCGGGCCTTGTGCGATCTATCGCTGCCACGAGTCGATAAGGTCGCCATGATTGGCATAGACGCCGATCCAATCGATAGCGCTTGGGGCATACGGAAGTGCAGCGTCGAGCGCAATCTTGGACCGGTCCGTGCCGAGCCATGTGGTGGTGATTCGCCCCGAGTGAGTAGCCACCACCATTTGGATTGTACCCTTGGTGGGGAGGTTTGCAAAGGTTGCGTGCACTTGGGTCCCCCAGGGTTTGCGATACAGCGCAAGCGACCCATTGACCCCACTTTGACTCGATGACATCGCGATGACATCGGTCGGTTTGGCTGCACTTGCTGACGTGTGCGCAATGGACACCCCGACGAGAAGGCCGGCAGCGACGCCGGCAACGAGAATGCCAGCTCGTACGAGCCAAGCGGTCGGAAGTTTTGTGACCTTGGTAGGTTGAGTCGCTACCGGTAGCCCGGGACTGGTTTGCGGGTATTGGGTCGCAAGTGTGAGAACCAACATGCTAGTACGGTCAACCGCATCGCGGCATTCGACGCAGCTGATCAGATGTTCCTCAAAGGCGCGCTGCTCGACCGGGCCCAAGGCTCCAAGCGTGTACTCAACCAAGAGGTCGTGTGATGAACTATCGGGTGTCATGAACGTTATCCAACTTTGTTCGGAGGATTTTAACAGCGTAATGGAGCCGCGATCGTAGTGTCCCCTCTGGAACGCCGATCGTTGCGGCGAGATGCACCAGTGGTGTTCCGTTCACCAATACCTCTTGCACAACCTGTCGATGGTCGCTAGAGAGCGTATCGATGGCTGACTCAATAACGAGGCGATCAAGGACGCTATTGTTCTCCTCGTGGCTAGAGCCCAGAGTGCCAACATCCAGTTGTGATAGTCGGCTCGATCGGCGCAAATGGTCAATAGCACGGTTGCGTGCAACGATCAATAACCATCCCTTTAACAGCTCTTTATCGACCAAGAGAGAGTCCTTGTGGTCAAGGGCGGCGAGGAACGTTGCTTGCACCAGATCGTCGGTGGCCGAGGCGTCACCGACGATGGCGAACACTTGAGCACGAATGAGAGGGGAGAATGACTCGAAGAGATCTTGGAGTATCACTTCGAGCACCGTGCCCCCTCTCATCGTCATCAAGATCCCAGCACTACAGCAGCGGGCTCGCTGCGGCGGTGAAGGTCATTCCCTTGCCAGCGCCTGACCCAGAGAATCCAGCGTCACCGAAGTTGAAGACTCCTCCGTCCTTAGCTACTAACCAATAACCAGCACCATCTGGTGTAGCGATTATTCCCAACACGGGCATATCTAAGGGATGCATCCCACTCAATCCGGTCAGTCCATCGCTATAGGTGTTGCCATAGTAACCAGCGTCACCGAAGTTGAAGACTCCTCCGTCAGCTCCCACGAGCCAGTAGCCCTTTCCGT encodes the following:
- a CDS encoding response regulator transcription factor, which produces MRILVVDDEETLVDTLKRGLVAEGFAVDTCLNGLDGINLARSAPYDCIVLDIMLPGMNGFKFTATLRSEEIWTPILMLTAKDGELDEAEALDTGADDFLKKPFSFTVLVARIRALLRRNVDSRPPVLAAGDLKLDPSSHSVSRGDTIIDLTTREFSFLELLMRSKGKVLNKREIIEHVWDYDFEGDSNIVEVYIGYLRKKIDAPFGTKSIRTVRGVGYLLEEDGGSATVVTCDEVSAPV
- a CDS encoding alpha/beta fold hydrolase, whose translation is MPVDQLWCEPAGLSLFVATVKESSTPGRPTVLYSPGIADTDIGGSSDRVLQEAAERLSFYCRTQVVGVNPHGIGESDGTLEATALVTDLEAVIDFLAPQPLVLIGFGLVGYAMLATKDSESVVGVVTVDPLVDQLSREELTATGARLDPAAVFPVSGYALASTDLARRWMMIVPGDRPRPDNPMLEHLVATLHPELHRVYATSTRLHNDPRPYALILGWLERELWPHTITVT
- a CDS encoding RimK family alpha-L-glutamate ligase, with product MSRPPMRIEDREVFVVANLGLGEKFFDHGILYQRGLSKTFDHVELVSTEYLLSRVAHVDRRHELILFLDKDVAVAEMLELQGATVINSSLSIAICDDKRRTYAHLAAAGLRIPKTVMMPPLYPKQKIATHLVLSAVAEVGLPLVIKEAKGSFGAQVYLAQTVEDVFGIVDALADRQLLVQEFIASSRGRDLRLQVVNGRCIAAIARQHPDDFRANLSAGGVGDPYQPSAAECALAEASAAAVGGFNVGVDLLFDDANEGSIVCEVNSNAHIWRLSAISGVDVPYHVGLALRQWLYA
- a CDS encoding RimK family alpha-L-glutamate ligase, whose amino-acid sequence is MALRVAIYYDRRQLQSNDFFLSALVAAGRSLGAQVIALVGPEELQSCELAHVDAIFVRSRSLRQRLWLARRIPRVVNSPLLALVGNDKLAQYLWCQQHGFATPTVFLTHAVPAPRVEKPRFGHGGRGVRLVETSGWRGGLDVLLAQEYHPGGTLDRRHYILGTRITATVERRANGDFRSNLSRGASARLVVPNDQERDFVQAIAARLGPGYYGIDTVTGPRGPMVMEIEDLVGARSLYQLGFPDHATQVMQWVCQIP
- a CDS encoding carboxymuconolactone decarboxylase family protein translates to MNDEQHQPWHQVQEDLRQPAKELRAMIPEVLKAYGGLHHSAMATGEISTGTKELIALAVAVALKCDGCITSHARGAARAGVSRQAIAEALGVTILLTGGPGTVYGPRALEAFDEYERDYHPSDS
- a CDS encoding acyl-CoA dehydrogenase family protein; this encodes MRATLNFAFTSEQEELKATTRRFLTQRLPTSLVRTTMESTTPIPIDLWQAMVDELGIAGLLIPESQGGLGLGFVEAACVLQEIGRAVAPLPFLVTSVLGASLLNQADSDDPVIAETIAGISSGAVVLGLACGTAEHPLHPSGTWHDTGIEAESRFVLDGAQATHLLVTLQKEDEWVLALVRADAPGVVLTQQTTLDLTRPMAQVSFNASPGTMVLDGPALEAATLAFEILADASMAQDMVGGAERVLEMSVAYAKDRHQFGRPIGSFQAVKHRLADMLVDLESAKSVALYAAFTLADQADDQAIAATTAKATCGDAYYRIAASSIQVHGGIGFTWEHDAHLYFKRAKADQILFGNGTAQRRKLAHLLGII
- a CDS encoding MBL fold metallo-hydrolase, whose product is MQTTYTVGDLTIEQFVVGPLENNLYVLTTPSSPEALLIDATAGDDVLFDTLVQRNVTKVIITHGHHDHIGAVAALRQQGMRVMVGEPDASLLDGFDATLVDNELIRFGALNLRIMVTPGHTPGSLCIAPEGYELLFTGDTLFPGGPGATKFPGGDFPTIIESIRRIFATFPAETVIMPGHGASTTIGTQIGSLDEWIARGW
- a CDS encoding MFS transporter; translation: MSVDKPEAAATGPSATRTGLALAVVMTGVLITAVDTTIVVLALPEIERGLHVALASVIWVIIGYLLVVTLLASQVGRLGDMYGRVKMYETGFVVFIIGSALCAISWDEPAIIAFRILQGIGGALVTANSGAVIADLFPPEKRGRAYGFNGIGYSLGAVLGIVLGGIIVTFISWRWIFWINVPIGLVAVILALRVLHDGGTRERRKIDLWGMLTAGLGLFGILWAVTNLATHTLNLSLLLFLLGGIAILILFVMIERGQTDPMVRLSLFKVPTMTSSLLASLCQGLANYAVLFLVLMYLQGPRGLSPLDASLLLVPGYLVGGAIGPFSGRMADKIGPVLPATFGLATQIIGLLLYAQLGMTTGLWLVVVASVVNGIGSSSFFPANNSAVMKAAPRQVFGIASGMLRTFQNTGMVFSFSMAILIASRSIPRQVAFAIFVGTAKLHGEIAQVFVNGLHSAFYASMIFLVIAAILSATRVRHGLITASASKTAQTQG
- a CDS encoding zf-HC2 domain-containing protein, whose translation is MTPDSSSHDLLVEYTLGALGPVEQRAFEEHLISCVECRDAVDRTSMLVLTLATQYPQTSPGLPVATQPTKVTKLPTAWLVRAGILVAGVAAGLLVGVSIAHTSASAAKPTDVIAMSSSQSGVNGSLALYRKPWGTQVHATFANLPTKGTIQMVVATHSGRITTTWLGTDRSKIALDAALPYAPSAIDWIGVYANHGDLIDSWQR
- a CDS encoding RNA polymerase sigma factor; the encoded protein is MLEVILQDLFESFSPLIRAQVFAIVGDASATDDLVQATFLAALDHKDSLLVDKELLKGWLLIVARNRAIDHLRRSSRLSQLDVGTLGSSHEENNSVLDRLVIESAIDTLSSDHRQVVQEVLVNGTPLVHLAATIGVPEGTLRSRLHYAVKILRTKLDNVHDTR